The stretch of DNA CCCAACGTCCCAAGGTCGCACGGGGCGCGCCGGTGCCGGCGGCGATCTGGTCCAGCGTGGCCTCCAGCTTGTAAAGCGCATAGGCGTGATAGGCATAGCCCGCCTGTTCAGCCGCGGCGCGCTGCGCGGCGTTCCGCCATGCGCCCAATTGTCTGGCGGAGGGGCGCGCGCCCAGGATCTCTTCGCCCAACACCAGCCGCACGGCCTTGGTCACTTCGTCCTGAATGCCGGTGGCGATGTCATGGGCGCGCTGCAGGGCGGCCGATTGGCGGGTGAGCGATTCAAGGTTGTCACGGATGGGCTGCTCACGCGGAATGGTTGAAATCGCGCGAAAGATGACCGGAAAGAAGCCCGGTGGGCCGTCCTCGGCGGGTTGCGCATGCAGGGATCGCGATTGCGTGGGGTCGACATAGACGAGGCGTCGGTCGACCTCCACCTCGGCGGGGCGGGCGGACAGGGCGGCGATGGCCGGGCCAAAGGGGGCGTTAACCAGCACCGATCCGTCGATCAGGGCCACCTTGTACAGATCGCCGCTGGCCGCATGGGCGGGCAAGATCCGCGCCAGAAACGCGTCGCGCCCCGGCCAGGCTTCGCCCCGGTCGGCCATCATTCGGTCGATTTCGCTCACCTGCAACGGCGGGAAGGCGCCGGGAAAGCTGGCTGTGGCCCGCGCGGCAAAGACCAGCTCGGGCAGGGAGGCCCAGGGGCCCGCCGTGGATGAGGCCCGAAAATCGATGGACACACGGTGTTCGCGCTCCTCCACCCAGGCCGGACTGTGGAGCGCGATGCGCTGGACGTAGCCGGTGCAGTCCGTCGCCGTGGTGAACAGGTCGAGCGGGTGGGCATCGGGCAGCAGGCGCTCGCCTGCCGGGCTGGCGGCCATCTCGTCGAGTGCCTCGGCGATCATGCCGGAAAAGCCGATGCCGCTGAAGGGGGCCTCGAACCAGCGGGCGCGCACCAGATGGGCCAGCCTGCTGCGCACCTCCGGCTCGTCGGCGGCCGGAACCGGCTCCCCGGCCCCCAGCATGCGCCCCATCAGCGGCGCCAGCCACTGCTTGGCCGTCCCGCGCCATGTGCCCTCTTCCTGGGTGAGCAACTGGTCGATATCGGCCCGTTCCAGCCAAAGGCGCGTCAGCGGTTCGAGCGATTGGCCCGACTGAATGGCCTGGGCCAGAAACACGCTGTTGAGCCCGCCCGCGCTGGCCCCGGCGACAATATCGGGCAGGATGGACAGATTGAGCCCGCTCCGCTGCCCGATCGTGTCCAGCATGGCAGCGTAGACCTGTTCGACGCGATGTAGGGACGGGGCAGTGTGCTGGTGGCCGGGGCGCTGACGCGCGGTGCTCGCGCGGGCCAGATGCCATACTTCCTTGGTCACGCCATGCATGTAGACGGCAAGGCTGATCCCGCCATAACAGACCAGGGCGATGCGGAGTTCCTTACGGCGCATGAGTGGCACTGTGCGCCTTTGCCCCGTTGATGGCAATCACCCGTCCAAATAACGGTTCTGTGCTGCAATGTGCTTGAAAATAAGCGTTTTATAGCGGCAGCATGCCCGCGCCAAGGGGCGCGGCTCTTGCCGACGGGCGTCATCGAGCAGCGCGATCGAAGGGATGATCTGGCGCGCCAGCATCGCCGAGATACCGTCCACCTCAATAACTATCTACCGTGTGAACGAAAGGCAGCTTACGAGGAGCGCATTTGGGGCGGGGAAGGATCGCTTTGTCAGCGGCAGGGACCAAGTCAGTGATGCTTGATCACCCACGCACAGCAGCGGAAAGTCGAAGATAACCGCAATTATGTTGGTGTTTGCCGCAGCATAGGGCAGGGGTTCAATGGCATTCGTTTCTCGGATCTTGATATGACCAGCGCACTCAAGCCCGATGTGACCTCGTTTCGACGACCGGACGGGGTGGCCGGCATCGAGACGATGGTCGGGCACTATGTCACGCAGACGTTCAAACCTCATGCTCATGGGGAGTTCGTGATCGGCTTGATCGACCGGGGCTCCCATGCGGTCTGGTGTCGCGGTGAACAGCATTCGGTGACGGGCAGCACCATCGTCACCATGCGCCCAGGCGACATCCATTTCGGAGGCGCCGCGGCGGACTGCGGCTGGGTCCAGCGCATGGTCTATATCGATGAGATGGTGATGGCCGATCTGGTCAGCGAAGGCTTCGAGCGCCCGCATGGAACGCAACCCGATTTCGGGCAAACCTTCTGGCCGGATCGAGACCTTGCCGACGCCTTCAGGTGCTATCATGGCGCGCTGCACAGCGCGCCATCGCGGCTCGCCAGTGATAGCGCGCTGGAGGCGCTCGTGCATGTCGTGGTCGGCCAGCTTGCGCCTTCGCTCATGCGCGATCCGGATCAGCGCCAGGCCCCCGCGTCGGTGGCGGCGATCAGGGATTATCTGCATGCCCATGTCGAGCGCAATGTCTCGCTGTTGGATCTCTGCCGGGTTTCGGGGCTGGGGCGCAGGCAGACGATCGACCTTTTCAAGCGTCATACCGGGCTGCCCCCTCATGCCTACCATCTGGGGCTGAAAATCGATGCGGCGCGCCGGCTGCTTCTCTCCGGTGTTCCCACGGCGGAGGTGGCCGCGCTCGTCGGCTTTGCCGATCAAAGCCATATGACCCGCCATTTCAAGGCCATCGTGGGGACAACCCCCAGCGCTTACAAGGCCGCTGCCTGATCCGCACTTTCGTTCTAGAGGCGCCCGTGAGCAACCCCTACGTGCCCAGGCAGGCAACATCGGGGGTGATCCATGGAACAGAGACGGGCGTTTGTGCGGAGACACACCGGGCGCTGGAGTGCCTTCGCGGCCGATGGCGCGGTTTTGTGCATCGCCATGGTGTGGGGCGCCAGCTATCCGGTGGCCAAAACCGCGCTGTTCTTTGTTCCGGTTCTGGCCCTCATCAGCTTGCGATTTGCGATCACCGCGGCGGTGATGACCTGTTTGAACTGGCGCGAGATCGTTGCCGTCAAGGCCTCGGATTTTGCGGCCTCGCTGGCATTGGGGACAATCCTGTTTGCGATTTTTGTTGCGGAAACCTTCGGTGTAAGCCGGACATCGGCAACGAACGCTGCCTTTATCATCTCGCTCTGCACCGTGATGACGCCGCTTCTGGATTATGGCCTGGCGCGGCGCGGTCCGCCCCTGCGTGTGGTCGGGGCTGCCATACTCTCCTGTGCCGGCGTGGCGGTGCTGTGCAAGCAGTTGACCGCCCTTTCGGCGGGAGATGGGCTGGTTCTGGTCGCGGCCGGGTTGCGTGCGTTGATGGTTGTATCGACCAAGCGGCTGATGCGGAACCGACAGCTTTCCTCCGGGGCGCTGACGGCGGTGCAATCCTCAACGGTTTTCGTCCTGGCCTGCGTTTTTGCCGCCGTGACGGGTGTCAAAGTTGATCGGAGTGTTGTGACGCAAGTCCCGTTCGTCGAGGCTCTGCTCTTTTTGTCCATTTTGTGCACGATTGCCGCCTTTTACATCCAGAACCTGGCCGTGCGCCGATCGAGCCCGACCAAGGTCAGCTTCCTGATGAGCACAGAACCGGTTTTCGGCCTGATCTTCGCGAGCATCGTGCTGGCAGAGCCGATTTCAGCGCGGGCGCTGGCCGGAGGGGCGATGATCCTGAGCGGCACCATCATCGGTATTCTGGGGGACATGGGCACCCGGCGCCGGACGAGCCAAACCGTTGACGGTAGCGCAGGCCCGCTCACCACATGACCATTGGCAGGGCTTGGACGAGCGGTTCGGACGCCGGGAGTGCTCGCTTCATCGGTGCCGCTGGCCTTATGCGTTGCTGCATTATTCGGTTCAGTGCCGCCGATAGGCAAGCGAGAGGTTCCAAAACCTGACGCAGAATAATGGCCTGACCCACTCTATGAGCCGGTCAGGCCATGGCTGGGATGATACAGCGATGGAGAGTTTTCTTTCGCCGCTCAAAACCGGACAGACCAGAAAAGCAGCTCGCACCGAAGAGAGCAGCCTCACCGGATTCGATGAATGAGGCTGCCTCTGTCGAGGTCG from Novosphingobium sp. encodes:
- a CDS encoding DMT family transporter — encoded protein: MEQRRAFVRRHTGRWSAFAADGAVLCIAMVWGASYPVAKTALFFVPVLALISLRFAITAAVMTCLNWREIVAVKASDFAASLALGTILFAIFVAETFGVSRTSATNAAFIISLCTVMTPLLDYGLARRGPPLRVVGAAILSCAGVAVLCKQLTALSAGDGLVLVAAGLRALMVVSTKRLMRNRQLSSGALTAVQSSTVFVLACVFAAVTGVKVDRSVVTQVPFVEALLFLSILCTIAAFYIQNLAVRRSSPTKVSFLMSTEPVFGLIFASIVLAEPISARALAGGAMILSGTIIGILGDMGTRRRTSQTVDGSAGPLTT
- a CDS encoding patatin-like protein; its protein translation is MRRKELRIALVCYGGISLAVYMHGVTKEVWHLARASTARQRPGHQHTAPSLHRVEQVYAAMLDTIGQRSGLNLSILPDIVAGASAGGLNSVFLAQAIQSGQSLEPLTRLWLERADIDQLLTQEEGTWRGTAKQWLAPLMGRMLGAGEPVPAADEPEVRSRLAHLVRARWFEAPFSGIGFSGMIAEALDEMAASPAGERLLPDAHPLDLFTTATDCTGYVQRIALHSPAWVEEREHRVSIDFRASSTAGPWASLPELVFAARATASFPGAFPPLQVSEIDRMMADRGEAWPGRDAFLARILPAHAASGDLYKVALIDGSVLVNAPFGPAIAALSARPAEVEVDRRLVYVDPTQSRSLHAQPAEDGPPGFFPVIFRAISTIPREQPIRDNLESLTRQSAALQRAHDIATGIQDEVTKAVRLVLGEEILGARPSARQLGAWRNAAQRAAAEQAGYAYHAYALYKLEATLDQIAAGTGAPRATLGRWARANLRLTPSEGPGLSGELIGFLRDHDVAYRQRRMRHLIARLDQAREAQPEIPETAHDRASTAAWQALSLTLDVAQGGPQGAAGADWARHPGAALRDLAEARRMDRLDKQVDAVLAEALPELPDALVQAVMLAYLGFAYHDAATLAWFQQNDLAETSPVHIDRISPMDWQGDQSETGLARRLKGEAMHQFGAFFSRAYREHDYLMGRLHGGARLLDIVWSACPVTIPVEERAAIRRALFTAILDEEEGQLTRIPDLIVALREELGIA
- a CDS encoding AraC family transcriptional regulator encodes the protein MITHAQQRKVEDNRNYVGVCRSIGQGFNGIRFSDLDMTSALKPDVTSFRRPDGVAGIETMVGHYVTQTFKPHAHGEFVIGLIDRGSHAVWCRGEQHSVTGSTIVTMRPGDIHFGGAAADCGWVQRMVYIDEMVMADLVSEGFERPHGTQPDFGQTFWPDRDLADAFRCYHGALHSAPSRLASDSALEALVHVVVGQLAPSLMRDPDQRQAPASVAAIRDYLHAHVERNVSLLDLCRVSGLGRRQTIDLFKRHTGLPPHAYHLGLKIDAARRLLLSGVPTAEVAALVGFADQSHMTRHFKAIVGTTPSAYKAAA